From Medicago truncatula cultivar Jemalong A17 chromosome 7, MtrunA17r5.0-ANR, whole genome shotgun sequence, a single genomic window includes:
- the LOC11433801 gene encoding transcription factor ORG2: MVAFCPPQFSYSNMGWLLEELEPESLISHKEKNYASLEYSLPYHQFSSPKEHVEIERPPSPKLMAKKLNHNASERDRRKKINSLISSLRSLLPGEDQTKKMSIPVTISRVLKYIPDLQKQVQGLTKKKEELLSRISHRQEYAVNKESQRKKIPNYNSAFVVSTSRLNDTELVIHISSYEANKIPLSEILMCLENNGLLLLNSSSSKTFGGRLFYNLHFQVDKTQRYECDDLIQKLSSIYEKQQNNHLGTMDQTINSVLIY, from the exons ATGGTTGCATTCTGCCCACCTCAGTTCTCATACTCAAACATGGGATGGCTCTTAGAGGAGTTAGAGCCAGAGTCCTTAATTAGTCATAAAGAGAAGAACTATGCATCTTTAGAGTACTCGTTACCGTATCATCAATTCTCTTCACCAAAGGAACATGTTGAAATTGAAAGGCCACCATCCCCTAAACTTATGGCCAAGAAACTTAACCACAATGCTAGTGAACGTGATCGCCGCAAGAAGATTAATAGCTTGATTTCTTCACTTCGTTCACTTCTTCCCGGTGAAGATCAAACG AAAAAAATGAGCATTCCGGTAACAATTTCACGTGTCTTAAAATACATCCCTGATTTACAAAAGCAGGTGCAAGGACTTaccaagaaaaaagaagagcTTCTATCAAGAATTTCTCATCGACAAGAATATGCAGTTAACAAAGAATCACAAAGGAAGAAAATTCCAAATTACAATTCTGCTTTTGTAGTTTCAACAAGTAGGCTTAATGATACTGAGCTTGTTATTCATATTTCGTCTTATGAGGCCAACAAGATTCCTCTATCTGAGATCTTGATGTGTTTAGAAAATAATGGTCTTCTTCTACTTAACTCTTCTTCTTCTAAAACCTTTGGAGGGAGGCTCTTCTATAACTTGCATTTTCAG GTGGATAAAACTCAAAGATATGAGTGTGATGATCTGATTCAAAAGCTTTCTTCAATATATGAGAAGCAGCAAAATAATCATTTGGGCACTATGGATCAAACGATCAATAGTGTTCTgatatattaa